Proteins from one Camelina sativa cultivar DH55 chromosome 8, Cs, whole genome shotgun sequence genomic window:
- the LOC104707376 gene encoding RNA polymerase II transcriptional coactivator KELP, with protein MEVETKEKIKRTVREILKESDMKEMTEFKVRQLASEKLGIDLSEISHKAYVRSVVNSFLDEERLKGPDETEVNEKEEEEGEGDGGGGKGASKELDDDGDLIICRLSDKRRVTIQEFKGKTLVSIREYYKKDGKELPTSKGISLTDEQWSTFKKNIPAIEKAVKKMESRV; from the exons atggAGGTAGAGACGAAGGAGAAGATCAAGAGAACAGTGAGAGAGATACTAAAGGAATCGGATATGAAAGAGATGACAGAGTTCAAAGTTCGTCAACTCGCTTCGGAGAAACTCGGTATCGATCTCTCTGAGATTTCTCACAAAGCTTATGTACGAAGCGTTGTGAACTCGTTCCTCGACGAAGAGAGATTGAAAGGTCCTGATGAAACAGAGGtgaatgagaaagaagaagaagaaggagaaggagatggtgGAGGAGGTAAAGGAGCAAGCAAAGAGTTGGATGATGACGGCGATCTCATCATTTGCCGG CTATCGGATAAGAGAAGAGTGACGATTCAGGAATTTAAAGGAAAGACTTTGGTTTCCATTAGAGAGTATTACAAGAAAGATGGCAAAGAACTTCCCACTTCTAAGG GAATCAGCTTAACTGATGAACAATGGTCAACTTTCAAGAAAAACATTCCAGCTATCGAAAAAGCTGTCAAGAAAATGGAATCGCGTGTCTGA